CTCCAATGTTGGTAACCTAAAGGCTCTATGATTGATACAATTTTGATATAATAAGTGCATATAGCATTTTTGTCCCCGTTGTTGTAAGTGACAACTTTGCTCCTTTACTGAAAAAAGAGACACGTGGTTCTTTGGTGTTGAAGATGCTATGAATGTAGTATCTCTTAATACCAATCAAGCATATGAAATATATAAGCGATTTGGTCATAATCAATATAACGATATTAAACTACAATCGCAGTTCGCTCTTTAACTGCATAAGAGCGACCAATGGCCTCTACTGCCTGGTCACTGCGACCTGGGGCAAGGCCAATATCAATAATCAGTATCTGATCTTCTTTGTGATGAATCAATTTAGTGAGTTTAGCCATCATTCGTACTTTATCGCGTGCTGACAATTCACAGCGAAATACAGATAATTGCACATGATCACCCATACCTTGCATGGCTTTAAATACTTGTCGTAAACGCTTAGGATCTGAAATGTCGTAACTAACAATATACATGCTACGCATGCATCACCTCGTAATAAATTCAGGATAGGCGTTAATTTCGCCGCTTAGATAGCGACCTAGCAAACGTGTTTGCACATCAAGAATGCGGCGATAACTAATCTGGTATCCAAATACCGGATGACGAATAAGTTGATCCATACGGCGTTCATAAGCTTGCATAAATGATTTTCGTGCCCCTTTATTTAACGCCACCGCACCACCTGCATATGTAAAATCTTCTGAGGTAATAACGCCTGTATTAATAGCTGCAATAACTGTTGAATCAGCAATGATAGGACGAAACTCTTCCATAAGATCAAGAGCTAATGAGGGTCTACCATAACGAGGTCGGTGATAAAATCCTAAATAGGGGTCGAGCCCCGCCATTGTAATAATGATAGTTAAATCTTTAGTCAGTAGTGAGTATGCTAGTGACAATAGAGCGTTTACAGGATCACGTGGTGGCCGACGATTGCGACCTGTAAAAGTAAAATCGCCGTCAATTTCGTTGCGTTTAATCATGTTGGGAAATATCTCAAAGTATAGGCGAGCTGCTGTACCTTCAATACCAAGCAGCGATTCGGCTGACTCGCATTCATATGCTTGTTGCGAAAGTTCTTTAAGTTGATTGAGTATAAGTTCTGTTATGTTGTCAGCATTGCGTCGCAGCATTGTGCGACAGTTACGGATCTTTGTGCTTACAAAGCGACAGGCTAATAGCAGTGACTGTTTTTGATTAGCCGCCACTCTATGCTGATGAATACGCAGTTCAATATTTTTGTGAGGCAAACCGATAGTCATTCCATAAAACCAACCACCTGAAGAAAAATAACCCACTGGTATATTACGACTCACCAGTTCGTGTAATGCTTGGGTTGAGACTTGAATGTTGCCAAGCAGACTTAACTGCGAGGTTTCGAACAATTTACATTCGGCAAGTTTTTGGCTACCTTTTTTAATGATCAACAAATCGCCCGATTTGGTGACGTATGCACCTTGTTCTTGTACATAAACGGGCAAGGCATCATCGCGCGCTGGCATAAGGCGACGGGGTTCGTTGCTATCTTGTTGTTGCTGTTGCTTTGACAACAATACCAATTCATCAGGCAGGCAAATACTTACCAATGAACAACCTTCACATTTTGGGCTATCATTAAGAGGCGGTGGTATATGACCTTGCTCACCCATTTTACGCAGTTGAGTCGCCAATGATTGTGTCTGCGTAATGAGAGCATCGTCAAATGTAACCTCGACACGGTCTTTAGAACCAGCAAAATAAATAATGCCATGGTCACAGGTAAAGCCATTTTCACGTAAGATAATGCCTTGTACACAAAGTTGTACGCGTTCTGGGTCGTATGCTCCGTTAGGAGTGTTAGGTTTGCTGCTGCGTTTATAATCAACCGGCACAGCAACTTCACCAGTAACTTCGATAAGATCGATACGCGCAATAAAACCAGCTTGTGGTGCTGATAACATTGATGAACGGACGACACGCGGCGCATCATCGTCAGTTGTTTGGTTAACGTCACCTTGCTCAACATCAACACGGCGATGAGCAAAACGCCCATCTTCAGTGAAATAGTTATCGGCAAATTCGTTTTGTACCCATTCTAGATATGCAAGCCGTGGACAATAAGCGTATTCATTGAGCATGCGGGCCGGTATAAGATCAGGTACATCAAGTTTTACAGGTGTTGATGGTGGGTTAACATTAGTGGATACGGTGCGCTCGACTCGTTTTGCTGGTTTTAATTCAGTGTGATCGCCTGTGGGTTCAATGACTGCTAAAGCGTCATTGTCGCTTTGTATAGACATGCCAAGTATCTCCTTGTCTGTACCATCATAGCCAAGACTGTAAGAGCCAAATGATTGCGGTATCGCTTGTGCTTTCGTATGACGCGGCGCTCGCGAGCTGTATCTGCAGCCGCGAGTTATTCAGTAGAAAATTATGCTTTAATAGTAAATTTGAAACCGTTCCATTAGAAAAATAAAAATCAATAAATTTTTAACGAAGAAAGATGATGACTGTCATTTCGAGTGAAGCGAGAAATCCTACGGTATTGTTTGTTAGTGAACAATAAAAATATTTTAAGGAGATTTACTGCCATATGGTAATTGATTGGTAGTGCAATATTAAGAGCAAAAATTGTTCAGCTTTAGTAGAGCCGTAACAGTTTAGTTGCGGAAATCGCAAAGCGAGGCGGCGCAGGGGGCGGCAGCGTCGGCGCTTCAATGGAGCCGTAGTTTTTCAACTACGGAAATCCTCATATATTTCTATACTCTGGATGGCCGGGGGAAGATGCTTCAATGGAGCCGTAGTTTTTCAACTACGGAAATTGCTCGGTTGTCTTTTATTAAAGTGTTTGTCTTGTCTGCTTCAATGGAGCCGTAGTTTTTCAACTACGGAAATAGAGATATCCAAAGGCACTGCGAAAAAAGGTAGAGAAGCTTCAATGGAGCCGTAGTTTTTCAACTACGGAAATCATAATAGATCCCAATGCAGTGGCGCAAGAATCCATGCTTCAATGGAGCCGTAGTTTTTCAACTACGGAAATCTCTTTTACTCGATCTAGGCTACTAAACGAAAGGCAATGCTTCAATGGAGCCGTAGTTTTTCAACTACGGAAATGTATAAGCAGTGGCTTGCTCAAATTCCCCATAAGCATGCTTCAATGGAGCCGTAGTTTTTCAACTACGGAAATCTGGCGAATTAATAGACAATCTAAGAAAGATACAAAGCTTCAATGGAGCCGTAGTTTTTCAACTACGGAAATCACTTAGGCAATCGTCCTTCAAAAGAATTTTTATTGGCTTCAATGGAGCCGTAGTTTTTCAACTACGGAAATCGCTCGCGCCAAAATATTAGATATTATACATAGATACAACATGGTTTGCGAGAACCGCGTTAAAAACAAATTTTGATCATACTTTAGTGGCACATTTAATAATTTTTGATGACTGCAACTATATGTAAATCTTAATGATTTTAATGTTACGAGTGGCCCTAGAGGATTTCGCACCATATAACCGCTCGCAAGCGTAATAATTGACTTTTTTATGCAATTTTCAAAGAGCTGAAACATCATGGATTATATCACAAAAAGGTAGAAGTATGCTTGTATAGAATACATACGTTGCTCGATAGCTGCGATTCTAAGTACACTTACCAATTATAAGACTATAGCTTACACCTGTGACATCTATGGTCACATAAGCGGTAAATGAGATCTTTGTTATTGATCAGGCGAAGTTACTTTTTCTATGTTTTGTTGGCACGTGTGCAAAATACAACGTAAAATGAACACAAGTACCGGAGCGCACTTGTAAGCAATTAAAGCGCAGCAAAGAATCTAAGGCATAGAGATG
The sequence above is a segment of the Deltaproteobacteria bacterium genome. Coding sequences within it:
- the cas2 gene encoding CRISPR-associated endonuclease Cas2, encoding MRSMYIVSYDISDPKRLRQVFKAMQGMGDHVQLSVFRCELSARDKVRMMAKLTKLIHHKEDQILIIDIGLAPGRSDQAVEAIGRSYAVKERTAIVV
- the cas1 gene encoding CRISPR-associated endonuclease Cas1 gives rise to the protein MLNEYAYCPRLAYLEWVQNEFADNYFTEDGRFAHRRVDVEQGDVNQTTDDDAPRVVRSSMLSAPQAGFIARIDLIEVTGEVAVPVDYKRSSKPNTPNGAYDPERVQLCVQGIILRENGFTCDHGIIYFAGSKDRVEVTFDDALITQTQSLATQLRKMGEQGHIPPPLNDSPKCEGCSLVSICLPDELVLLSKQQQQQDSNEPRRLMPARDDALPVYVQEQGAYVTKSGDLLIIKKGSQKLAECKLFETSQLSLLGNIQVSTQALHELVSRNIPVGYFSSGGWFYGMTIGLPHKNIELRIHQHRVAANQKQSLLLACRFVSTKIRNCRTMLRRNADNITELILNQLKELSQQAYECESAESLLGIEGTAARLYFEIFPNMIKRNEIDGDFTFTGRNRRPPRDPVNALLSLAYSLLTKDLTIIITMAGLDPYLGFYHRPRYGRPSLALDLMEEFRPIIADSTVIAAINTGVITSEDFTYAGGAVALNKGARKSFMQAYERRMDQLIRHPVFGYQISYRRILDVQTRLLGRYLSGEINAYPEFITR